A window of Cohnella herbarum contains these coding sequences:
- a CDS encoding transglycosylase domain-containing protein has protein sequence MREQNVHKEQGNTRTDSRMTRFSGFYRFMKRFRVLIIAFLLAFTTLVAIGAYWINSLDIKKLVVPILAPTQLIDRNGEPSSQMISVKIEHVSLDQIPLHMQQAIVAVEDKRYYDHTGVDAFGIIRAVFRNAKEGGVAQGGSTITQQLAKNVFLTGEKTFSRKLTEAAYALKIESSYNKDEILEMYLNQIYFGEGQWGIQRAAKRYFGKDTKDLSLAESALLAALPKAPSRYSPLKNKELALERRNLVLGLMRDEAFISKAEYNQAIVEPIHVLNKVPSEQQNHLLGQYASYTDEVIDEAIELYGFTERQLLAGNLLIYTELDPVVQSAMEQTYRNDSLFPQSATDQLVQSGAVIMDPSTGGVRGIVGQRGEHVFRGFNHATQLVRQPGSAFKPLMVYAPALENGYDAKSMLYDGPLDINGYRPENSDHRTLGQVSLRDAVIQSRNIPAVWLLNEIGLQTGKAFVEKLGLPLSEEDNNLSLALGGLSQGLSPLQMAQGYSVFPNLGTEVQAHTITKITTTDGRILAEAELQSVAAMLPENAYAMTELLRDVVREGTGKNAAMDRPVAGKTGTTQLPRNKQFAGITGGAKDAWFVGYTPELVGAVWLGYDNTDSKHYLTTSGGQYPALIFKEMMSLALKGVPVSEFKRPVTGKIDKGNGKKEDKKGNMDKKDKNKDKNKDKNEKDDKKDKKDKKDKKDKKDKEKKEGKGGKEE, from the coding sequence ATGAGAGAGCAGAATGTACATAAGGAACAAGGAAATACCCGCACCGACTCCAGAATGACACGCTTTTCCGGCTTCTATAGATTTATGAAAAGATTTCGTGTTCTGATCATCGCATTCCTCCTCGCGTTTACGACGCTTGTCGCGATCGGAGCCTATTGGATCAATTCTCTTGATATTAAGAAGCTGGTTGTTCCCATACTAGCTCCGACTCAATTGATAGATAGGAACGGCGAGCCAAGCTCCCAGATGATTTCCGTCAAAATAGAGCACGTATCGCTCGACCAAATTCCGCTACATATGCAGCAAGCGATCGTCGCGGTCGAGGATAAGCGATATTACGATCATACCGGCGTGGACGCCTTTGGCATTATTAGAGCCGTTTTCCGCAATGCGAAGGAAGGCGGGGTAGCGCAGGGGGGAAGCACGATTACCCAGCAACTCGCCAAAAACGTTTTTTTAACCGGTGAAAAAACGTTCTCGCGCAAGCTGACGGAAGCAGCCTATGCCCTCAAAATAGAATCTTCGTATAATAAAGACGAGATACTCGAAATGTATTTGAATCAAATTTACTTCGGTGAAGGCCAGTGGGGGATACAGAGAGCGGCTAAGCGGTATTTTGGCAAAGATACGAAGGATTTGTCGTTGGCGGAATCCGCCTTGTTGGCCGCGCTGCCGAAAGCCCCCAGTCGTTATTCCCCCCTTAAGAATAAGGAACTCGCGTTGGAGCGAAGAAATCTTGTGCTCGGCTTAATGCGGGATGAAGCTTTTATTTCGAAAGCCGAGTACAACCAAGCCATTGTCGAGCCGATTCATGTACTCAACAAGGTTCCGTCGGAACAGCAAAACCATTTGCTAGGTCAATATGCTTCGTATACCGATGAAGTGATCGATGAGGCTATCGAATTATATGGATTTACCGAGCGCCAGCTGTTAGCGGGAAATCTTCTCATCTACACGGAACTGGACCCAGTCGTTCAAAGCGCGATGGAACAAACGTACCGTAATGATTCTCTGTTTCCGCAAAGCGCAACCGATCAACTTGTACAGAGTGGAGCGGTTATCATGGACCCGTCTACCGGAGGCGTTCGCGGAATCGTGGGGCAACGGGGTGAACATGTATTTCGCGGGTTCAACCACGCAACGCAGCTAGTTAGACAACCCGGATCGGCATTCAAACCGCTGATGGTCTACGCGCCTGCCCTGGAAAACGGGTATGATGCTAAATCGATGCTGTATGACGGTCCGCTAGATATAAATGGTTATAGGCCGGAAAATTCAGATCATCGAACTTTGGGGCAAGTATCGCTTCGAGATGCAGTTATTCAATCGAGGAATATTCCGGCGGTATGGTTATTGAACGAGATTGGACTGCAAACCGGGAAAGCGTTTGTGGAGAAGCTCGGACTTCCGCTCAGTGAAGAAGATAACAATCTAAGCTTGGCGTTGGGCGGACTGTCCCAAGGGCTATCCCCGCTTCAGATGGCGCAGGGCTACAGTGTTTTTCCTAATCTGGGGACAGAGGTTCAAGCTCATACGATTACTAAAATTACTACAACGGATGGACGAATATTAGCTGAGGCCGAGCTTCAATCGGTTGCAGCTATGTTACCGGAGAATGCTTACGCGATGACAGAGTTGCTGCGTGACGTAGTCCGGGAAGGAACGGGAAAAAATGCAGCCATGGACCGTCCGGTAGCGGGAAAGACGGGGACGACGCAGCTTCCGCGGAACAAACAATTCGCAGGGATTACCGGCGGTGCCAAAGACGCTTGGTTTGTCGGTTATACGCCGGAATTGGTAGGGGCGGTTTGGCTTGGCTACGACAATACGGATAGCAAGCATTATTTAACGACTTCAGGCGGACAATATCCGGCATTAATTTTCAAAGAGATGATGTCATTGGCTTTAAAGGGGGTTCCGGTATCCGAGTTCAAGCGTCCCGTAACCGGGAAAATAGATAAAGGGAATGGCAAGAAAGAAGATAAGAAAGGGAATATGGATAAGAAAGATAAAAATAAAGATAAAAATAAAGACAAAAATGAAAAGGATGACAAGAAAGATAAGAAGGATAAGAAAGATAAGAAAGATAAGAAAGATAAGGAAAAGAAGGAAGGGAAAGGGGGAAAAGAGGAGTAG
- a CDS encoding MMPL family transporter has product MSTFLYRLGKSAYSKPWYFIISWIVILGVVLAILGSNGIHVSSDMKIEGTESQKVLDQLTEQLPEASGGQASIVFNAPKGERLDTPERLASINEAVNEIYNLDYVINAIELAAEAGASMSGGAQENASAQASSSEVPPYGPLIVNGVPLPGVMLASDGSVALFQFQFTVQQMSLPKSVPDSVIEAAMSVEQTGISALPSDSLSGKPAIGSTEAIGILVAAVVLFMTLGSVVAAGLPLLTAFMGVGISVGGAYAFSKMFHMTELTPVLALMVGLAVGIDYSLFIVNRQRRMILDQRLSAREAASRAVGTAGSAVFFAGLTVIIALCGMLVIGIGFLSAMALVAAVAVLVNVLVALTLLPALLGLVGERICSAKAREKNGAQTNKTSQGLAHRWATGVAKRRWVIIVGVIVILGAAALPVAKMEMGIPSGATANLDTASRQSYDAISDGFGEGFNGPLLLVAEPKGASDTITPEALGGLVQELQQHKQVTLVTPMGVNKTGNMAIISLIPTTGPTDTETKELVQELRAPDSSFAQTYGMSIGVTGFTAINIDMSSKLAEVFPLYVSIIVVLSLIILLLVFRSIIVPVKATVGFLLSVLATFGITTAVFQWGWLHSLFGFDTGGPLLSFMPIMVTGILYGLAMDYQVFLVSSMRESYVHGHHGTESVVHGYNQASRVVVAAAVIMVSVFAGFIFAHDIMIKQIGFALAIGILIDAFIVRMALVPAVMAIFGDKAWWLPKWMDRMLPNLDVEGDKLLAELKKQENSAEIKAG; this is encoded by the coding sequence ATGTCAACTTTCCTGTACAGGTTAGGCAAGTCTGCCTATTCCAAACCATGGTATTTCATTATTAGCTGGATCGTGATCTTGGGCGTTGTGCTTGCCATACTTGGATCGAACGGAATACATGTCAGTTCGGATATGAAAATCGAAGGAACGGAATCGCAGAAGGTGTTGGATCAGCTTACGGAACAACTGCCGGAGGCTTCGGGAGGACAAGCCAGCATCGTTTTTAACGCGCCGAAGGGCGAACGCCTTGACACGCCGGAGCGTTTGGCCTCCATTAACGAAGCCGTTAACGAGATATACAATCTTGACTATGTCATAAATGCGATAGAACTAGCCGCGGAAGCCGGAGCCTCGATGTCCGGCGGCGCGCAAGAGAACGCATCCGCGCAAGCAAGCTCAAGCGAAGTTCCGCCCTATGGCCCTCTGATCGTGAATGGTGTTCCATTACCCGGGGTCATGCTTGCATCCGATGGCAGCGTTGCCTTGTTCCAATTCCAATTCACCGTTCAGCAAATGTCGCTGCCCAAATCGGTTCCGGATTCCGTAATCGAAGCGGCTATGTCTGTCGAACAGACGGGCATTTCCGCATTGCCTAGCGACTCGTTATCGGGCAAGCCCGCTATCGGTTCGACCGAAGCGATCGGCATCCTTGTTGCCGCCGTTGTTCTGTTCATGACGCTGGGTTCGGTCGTCGCGGCAGGGTTGCCTCTTCTGACTGCATTTATGGGAGTAGGAATCAGCGTCGGAGGAGCGTATGCCTTCTCGAAAATGTTCCATATGACCGAACTCACGCCCGTTCTTGCGCTTATGGTCGGGCTTGCCGTCGGAATCGATTACTCGCTCTTCATCGTTAACCGGCAGCGCCGCATGATTCTCGATCAACGACTGAGCGCTAGGGAAGCCGCAAGCAGAGCGGTCGGCACCGCCGGGAGCGCCGTATTTTTCGCCGGTTTGACCGTTATTATTGCGTTATGCGGCATGCTCGTGATCGGAATCGGCTTCTTGTCCGCGATGGCGCTTGTTGCCGCCGTGGCCGTTCTCGTCAATGTTCTCGTTGCCCTAACCCTATTGCCTGCTTTGCTCGGTCTGGTAGGCGAGCGCATCTGTTCGGCTAAAGCCCGCGAGAAGAACGGTGCCCAAACGAACAAAACGTCTCAAGGTCTCGCGCATCGCTGGGCAACCGGAGTAGCGAAAAGACGCTGGGTTATTATCGTTGGCGTCATTGTCATTCTGGGCGCAGCGGCTCTCCCCGTCGCCAAAATGGAGATGGGCATCCCTTCCGGCGCTACCGCGAATCTGGACACGGCTTCGAGACAGAGCTACGATGCGATCTCCGACGGTTTCGGCGAAGGCTTTAATGGTCCGCTCCTTCTTGTCGCCGAGCCTAAAGGCGCTTCGGACACCATCACGCCAGAAGCGCTGGGCGGGCTCGTTCAAGAGCTCCAACAGCATAAGCAGGTTACGCTCGTAACGCCGATGGGCGTGAACAAAACCGGAAATATGGCCATTATTAGTCTCATTCCGACAACAGGACCTACGGATACCGAGACCAAAGAACTCGTGCAAGAACTTCGGGCTCCCGATTCGAGCTTTGCGCAGACGTATGGAATGTCGATTGGCGTTACCGGATTTACGGCAATCAATATCGATATGTCCTCGAAGCTGGCCGAGGTATTCCCGCTCTATGTCAGCATCATCGTCGTTCTTTCGCTGATTATTCTGCTGCTCGTATTTCGCTCGATCATCGTGCCGGTCAAAGCGACGGTCGGCTTCCTTCTCAGCGTTCTCGCCACGTTCGGGATCACTACCGCCGTATTCCAATGGGGATGGCTTCATTCCCTCTTCGGCTTCGACACCGGAGGCCCGCTGCTCAGCTTTATGCCGATCATGGTTACCGGCATTCTATATGGATTAGCGATGGATTACCAGGTGTTCCTAGTCAGCTCCATGCGGGAATCTTACGTTCATGGACATCATGGAACGGAGAGCGTCGTTCACGGCTACAATCAGGCCAGCCGCGTCGTCGTGGCCGCAGCCGTCATCATGGTATCCGTATTCGCGGGCTTTATTTTCGCCCATGATATCATGATCAAACAGATCGGTTTTGCGTTGGCGATCGGTATCTTGATTGACGCCTTCATCGTCCGCATGGCACTCGTCCCTGCCGTCATGGCGATCTTCGGCGACAAAGCCTGGTGGCTGCCGAAATGGATGGATCGGATGCTTCCGAATCTGGATGTCGAAGGCGATAAGCTTCTTGCCGAACTGAAGAAACAGGAGAACTCCGCCGAAATAAAGGCCGGATGA
- the glmM gene encoding phosphoglucosamine mutase: MGKYFGTDGVRGVANRDLTPELVFRLGRSGGSVLTRNKQGKRPTLLIGRDTRISGEMLEAALVAGLLSMGADVIRVGIISTPGVAYLTKSRGADAGVMISASHNPVEDNGIKFFGGDGFKLSDEMESEIESLLDADEDRIPRPIGADVGAVQDDPEGGQAYLSYLKSTVNQRFEGLKVVLDCANGAVSALAPRLFRDLGADTIVLAHQPDGLNINEDCGSTHPEAVQRAVVEHRADLGLSFDGDADRLIAVDEKGTIVDGDHILYILAEFMKKKHRLKNNTVVSTVMSNLGFYKALEKQGVEAKQTKVGDRYVLEEMVQGGYNLGGEQSGHIVMLDYSTTGDGMLCAIQLMNVMKSQSEPLSGLAQCMTKYPQLLVNVQVEDKSKLAGNPKIEEAVRSVENKMGGSGRVLVRPSGTESIVRVMAEGPSEQELASFVDHIVDVIKEELEFR; the protein is encoded by the coding sequence ATGGGTAAATATTTCGGAACGGATGGGGTACGAGGCGTAGCAAACAGGGACTTGACTCCTGAACTGGTGTTTCGTTTAGGCCGGTCGGGAGGATCCGTGTTGACTCGGAATAAGCAAGGAAAACGCCCTACCCTATTAATAGGAAGAGATACCCGCATATCGGGAGAAATGCTGGAAGCGGCTCTTGTTGCAGGTTTATTATCGATGGGCGCGGATGTTATCCGCGTAGGAATCATCTCTACGCCAGGCGTGGCGTACTTGACGAAATCAAGAGGAGCGGATGCAGGGGTGATGATTTCGGCTTCTCATAACCCTGTGGAGGATAACGGGATTAAATTTTTTGGCGGCGACGGATTTAAGCTGTCGGATGAAATGGAATCGGAGATTGAATCGCTACTGGATGCGGATGAGGATCGGATTCCTCGTCCGATCGGCGCCGATGTGGGTGCGGTTCAGGATGATCCCGAAGGCGGTCAGGCTTATCTCTCTTACTTAAAGTCCACGGTCAATCAGCGATTCGAAGGGCTCAAAGTGGTCTTGGATTGCGCCAATGGAGCGGTATCGGCGCTCGCGCCCCGGCTTTTCCGCGATTTGGGTGCCGACACGATTGTACTGGCCCATCAACCGGACGGGTTGAATATTAACGAAGATTGCGGCTCTACGCACCCTGAAGCGGTTCAACGGGCGGTTGTGGAACATCGGGCCGATCTGGGCCTTTCCTTCGACGGGGATGCGGATCGGCTCATTGCCGTCGACGAGAAGGGAACGATCGTGGACGGGGACCATATCCTCTATATCCTTGCTGAATTCATGAAGAAAAAGCATCGGTTGAAGAATAATACGGTGGTCTCTACCGTGATGAGCAACCTAGGCTTCTATAAGGCGCTGGAGAAACAGGGAGTGGAGGCGAAACAAACCAAAGTCGGAGATCGCTATGTCTTGGAGGAAATGGTACAAGGCGGATATAACCTGGGTGGAGAACAGTCGGGTCATATCGTAATGCTGGACTATAGTACGACTGGAGACGGCATGCTGTGCGCGATCCAACTGATGAACGTGATGAAGTCCCAATCCGAGCCGCTAAGCGGGCTTGCCCAATGCATGACCAAGTACCCGCAGCTTCTGGTGAATGTTCAAGTGGAGGACAAGTCGAAGCTGGCGGGGAATCCCAAAATCGAAGAAGCAGTCCGGTCGGTAGAGAATAAGATGGGCGGAAGCGGAAGAGTGCTGGTTCGCCCTTCAGGCACGGAATCGATCGTGCGAGTCATGGCAGAGGGCCCGAGCGAGCAAGAGCTAGCAAGCTTTGTAGATCATATCGTCGATGTCATTAAAGAAGAATTGGAATTTAGGTAG
- a CDS encoding copper amine oxidase N-terminal domain-containing protein, with protein MKRGLICLLVIVLGAAIFVPAVLAGSQVKVFVNGQNVIFPDEPPYVDRQSNRTMVPARFVSEKLGAKMKWIGKSNQVSFSLKDQTILLTIGQNDALVNGKTVTVETPATIKNNRTMIPLRLIGEIFQAEVEWDAERNLAVVTTSPKIPKGTWIWDSRIIEKDQDQILGFASDHDVTAIYLQMNRDVALSAYADFIRSAKEKQIRVEALAGRPDWALKSNQDQIKSFISWTMRYNASVGSEERFDGLHFDIEPYLLAEWETKNKTILEQWIHNLRFIDQETRGSGLKIALDVPYWLNNVKVPDTEYSFSAWLLEKFDCLAIMDYRNHALGKNGIVDNAHAMLREASALDKQAIVAVETAKSSEGDRVTFYSKSVDFMEQELQTAHHELSRYAGYAGMAIHDYKSWAAMVGEAK; from the coding sequence ATGAAGAGAGGGCTAATCTGTCTTCTGGTTATAGTCTTAGGCGCGGCCATTTTCGTACCCGCCGTTCTTGCCGGCTCTCAAGTTAAAGTCTTCGTGAATGGGCAGAATGTGATTTTCCCGGATGAACCTCCGTATGTCGATCGCCAATCCAACCGTACGATGGTACCGGCAAGATTCGTATCCGAAAAACTGGGCGCAAAGATGAAATGGATCGGAAAATCAAACCAGGTGTCTTTTTCGCTGAAAGATCAAACGATCCTCTTAACGATAGGCCAAAACGATGCGCTAGTGAATGGGAAGACGGTAACCGTCGAAACGCCGGCGACGATCAAAAATAACCGTACGATGATTCCGCTTCGGCTGATCGGCGAAATCTTTCAAGCTGAGGTGGAGTGGGATGCGGAACGCAATCTTGCCGTCGTGACAACTTCACCGAAAATTCCTAAAGGAACTTGGATTTGGGATAGCCGCATCATCGAAAAGGATCAAGATCAAATCCTAGGCTTTGCGAGCGATCATGACGTGACGGCCATCTACCTTCAGATGAATAGGGATGTTGCGCTTAGCGCGTATGCGGACTTTATTCGAAGCGCCAAAGAAAAACAAATCAGAGTGGAGGCTCTGGCGGGCCGTCCCGATTGGGCTCTTAAGTCGAATCAGGATCAAATAAAATCATTTATTTCCTGGACGATGCGATACAATGCGTCCGTGGGATCGGAAGAACGTTTTGATGGTCTGCATTTCGATATTGAACCTTATCTTTTGGCCGAATGGGAAACAAAAAATAAGACGATTCTTGAACAATGGATACATAATTTAAGATTTATCGATCAGGAAACCAGAGGGAGCGGCTTGAAGATCGCGTTGGATGTCCCTTATTGGCTTAATAATGTGAAAGTACCCGACACCGAATATAGCTTTAGCGCGTGGTTATTGGAGAAGTTCGACTGCCTTGCGATCATGGATTATCGCAATCATGCGTTGGGAAAGAACGGCATCGTCGACAATGCCCATGCCATGTTGAGAGAAGCCTCCGCTCTTGACAAGCAAGCGATCGTTGCCGTGGAAACCGCCAAAAGTTCTGAAGGCGATCGCGTTACGTTTTATTCCAAAAGCGTGGATTTCATGGAGCAAGAGCTGCAAACCGCTCATCATGAGCTTTCCCGATATGCCGGTTATGCCGGAATGGCTATTCACGACTACAAAAGCTGGGCCGCAATGGTTGGGGAAGCAAAGTGA